From the Chloroflexus aurantiacus J-10-fl genome, one window contains:
- the fusA gene encoding elongation factor G, translated as MRAFESERIHNIGIFGHLGSGKTTLAEAMLMTAHAIPRMGRVEDGSTTSDYDPDEHRRGMSISLSVLPLEWNGDKINLIDVPGAADFAGEAAAAMRIIDGALIVLDASAGVEVGTELFWEMAVQQRIPRILFVNKLDRENANFYRVIEQARELLDAAVIPMQIPIGAGKEFKGIISLRQQRAWLTSPKHDGGYIEADVPAELNDLMHEWRTALIDKIAATNDHLIERYLEGGEDALTREELLLGLRTGIADGSIVPVFCGSATEVVGIAQLLNGIVDSIPSAGRKTTTATDLNTDQEVELRPDRAEPLAALVFKTVSDTYGKLSYFRVFSGEVRAGMTLMNARTRKEERVAHVYIVRGKEQIEVESVGPGDIGLLTKLGDTQTNDTLCLSSRPLALTPIQFPAPAFIATVKPRSRSDLDKLSSALTRMTEEDPSLHVSRDPRTGEALLSGLSETHLQIIAERMKRKFDVNIDLELPRIPYRETIRSVATAQYRHKKQTGGAGQFADVALRVEPLPPDPNREDPLEFVNEIVGGVISRGFMPAIEKGIREAMEEGIISGNPVVDVRAAVYDGKEHPVDSKEIAFKTAAKEAFRLAAQKAGVIILEPIYNMEIIVPDQFAGDVMSDMSTRRGRVQGMMPTGTGKTVIHAQAPLVEIQRYATDLRGMTQGRGRFSISFAGYEEVPPHLVNQIVEAHKKELEAAHSH; from the coding sequence ATGCGAGCGTTCGAATCGGAAAGGATCCACAACATCGGCATATTCGGTCACCTCGGCAGCGGGAAGACAACGCTGGCCGAGGCAATGCTGATGACCGCCCACGCCATCCCGCGGATGGGGCGCGTCGAGGACGGGTCTACGACGAGTGACTACGACCCCGACGAGCACCGACGCGGGATGTCTATTTCGCTGAGTGTGCTGCCGCTGGAGTGGAACGGCGATAAGATCAACCTGATCGACGTGCCCGGTGCCGCTGATTTTGCCGGTGAAGCTGCCGCCGCGATGCGTATCATCGATGGCGCATTGATTGTGCTCGATGCAAGTGCCGGTGTTGAAGTCGGTACCGAACTCTTCTGGGAGATGGCCGTCCAACAGCGCATTCCACGCATCCTGTTTGTCAATAAACTCGACCGCGAAAATGCGAATTTCTACCGCGTGATCGAGCAGGCCCGTGAGCTGCTCGATGCCGCTGTTATTCCGATGCAGATTCCTATCGGTGCCGGTAAAGAGTTCAAGGGTATTATCTCGCTGCGTCAACAACGAGCCTGGCTGACCAGCCCGAAACACGATGGCGGCTACATCGAGGCTGATGTGCCGGCGGAACTCAATGATCTGATGCACGAGTGGCGCACCGCGCTGATTGATAAAATTGCCGCAACCAATGATCATCTGATCGAACGGTATCTTGAAGGCGGTGAAGATGCGCTGACCCGCGAGGAATTGCTGCTCGGTCTGCGCACCGGTATTGCCGATGGCTCAATCGTGCCGGTGTTCTGCGGTTCAGCAACTGAAGTCGTGGGGATTGCCCAGCTCCTTAACGGAATCGTCGACTCAATTCCTTCCGCAGGCCGCAAGACAACCACCGCCACCGATCTGAACACCGACCAGGAGGTTGAGCTACGTCCAGACCGCGCCGAACCACTGGCAGCACTGGTCTTTAAGACGGTCTCTGACACCTACGGCAAGCTTAGCTATTTCCGCGTCTTTTCGGGTGAGGTGCGGGCCGGTATGACGCTCATGAATGCACGCACCCGTAAGGAAGAGCGCGTCGCCCACGTGTATATTGTGCGTGGTAAAGAGCAGATTGAGGTTGAGTCGGTCGGGCCTGGCGATATTGGTTTGTTAACGAAGCTCGGTGATACGCAAACCAACGATACCCTCTGCCTGTCGTCGCGACCACTCGCACTTACTCCTATCCAATTCCCGGCACCGGCCTTCATTGCAACGGTCAAACCACGCAGCCGTTCCGACCTTGACAAACTCAGCTCTGCGCTCACCAGGATGACCGAAGAGGATCCGTCTCTCCACGTATCCCGCGATCCGCGTACCGGCGAAGCGTTGCTCAGTGGTCTAAGCGAGACGCATCTGCAGATCATTGCCGAACGGATGAAGCGCAAGTTCGATGTGAATATTGACCTCGAACTGCCCCGCATCCCCTACCGCGAGACGATCCGTAGTGTTGCGACTGCTCAGTACCGCCACAAGAAACAAACCGGTGGGGCCGGTCAGTTCGCCGATGTCGCGCTGCGTGTTGAGCCGCTCCCACCCGATCCGAACCGTGAAGACCCGCTTGAGTTCGTGAACGAGATTGTGGGTGGCGTAATCTCGCGCGGGTTTATGCCGGCAATCGAAAAGGGTATTCGCGAGGCGATGGAAGAAGGCATCATTTCGGGTAATCCGGTTGTCGATGTACGGGCTGCTGTCTATGACGGGAAAGAACATCCGGTTGACTCGAAGGAAATTGCCTTCAAGACCGCTGCGAAAGAGGCGTTCCGCCTGGCTGCCCAAAAGGCCGGTGTGATCATTCTCGAACCGATTTACAACATGGAGATCATTGTTCCCGATCAGTTTGCCGGCGATGTGATGAGTGATATGAGCACGCGCCGTGGTCGGGTACAGGGGATGATGCCAACCGGCACCGGCAAGACGGTGATCCACGCCCAGGCTCCTCTGGTCGAGATTCAACGCTACGCAACCGATTTACGAGGGATGACCCAGGGCCGTGGCCGCTTCTCGATCAGTTTCGCGGGTTACGAAGAGGTGCCGCCACATCTGGTTAACCAGATTGTCGAAGCGCACAAGAAAGAACTGGAAGCGGCGCATAGCCACTGA
- the ileS gene encoding isoleucine--tRNA ligase: MFRPVDTNVKFPQLEEEVIAWWEANNIVAKSLAAGDKPFVFYEGPPTSNGRPGLHHTISRSFKDVILRYRAMQGYRIIGRREGWDTHGLPVEIEIEKKLGFSGKPDIERFGIAEFNRLCRESVWEYIQEWKAFTKRIAFWLSEDAYITYENDYIESTWWIFRQLWDRGLLFRDYKVTMHCPRCGTSLSDHEVSLGARDDVDDPSVYIKFRVNGFTAPPPAVDGTLEGAFLVAWTTTPWTLPANVALAVKHDAEYVEVEHNGERLVMAAALVGNVLPAESFTVLRHFRGNDLVGLRYEPLFRGVPGAGDTVDWDTAYRVIADEIVSLDDGTGIVHIAPAYGDLEVGRKHGLPTLFSVGLDGRVLPEFAELGFAGKFFKEADPDITRNLKQRGLLLRSGRVRHYYPFCWRCSTPLLYYAKRSWYIRTTAFKADLVANNQQIHWVPDHIRDGRFGNWLENNIDWAISRERYWGTPIPIWTNADGSHMVCIGSLAELEEKVGRSLRDLDLHRPYIDEVVWEDPEHGLMRRIPDVADCWFDSGSMPVAQWHYPFENRDIFEMAHPADYICEAVDQTRGWFYTLHAISTLLFDRPAFKNVICLGHILDENGLKMSKSKGNVIEPEEVINAYGVDALRWYLFTAAPPGNARRFSMALVSESMRKFLLTLWNTYAFFVTYANLDQWQPGSNRTAELQPIDRWALAALNQLVQQVTTCFEEYDVYTAANAIEHFVDELSNWYVRRNRRRFWKSEADADKEAAYQTLYTCLVTVAKLAAPFIPFVSEEIYRNLVAERDPSAAESVHLAQWPRVDQSLLDAQLVSDTEALLTAVSLGRSARKQANLKVRQPLSEIWLRASTPAVLNGVRRFESELRDELNVKAVRYLDASSAVVEYRLKPNLRLVGKKFGKLVPALTATLRDLNGDAARAVAQAVEAGQPVHLTVDGQTVELLAEEILVESSAPAGYVVAEADGMLVALNTTVTDELRLEGAARDLVRYVQDARKSAGLAISDRIHLFLDTADQSELLASTLAQYEQYLKTETLALELTVGTPPTNAYTETHEFGDGEVTVGVVKAG; this comes from the coding sequence ATGTTCAGACCAGTTGACACTAACGTGAAGTTCCCCCAGCTCGAAGAAGAGGTGATTGCCTGGTGGGAAGCGAACAACATTGTCGCTAAATCGCTGGCAGCCGGCGACAAGCCGTTTGTCTTTTACGAGGGACCACCAACCTCGAACGGTCGCCCCGGTCTGCATCACACCATCTCACGCAGTTTCAAAGATGTGATCCTGCGCTATCGCGCTATGCAGGGTTATCGGATCATCGGTCGGCGCGAAGGCTGGGATACACACGGCCTGCCGGTTGAGATCGAGATCGAGAAGAAGCTTGGCTTCAGCGGCAAACCGGATATCGAGCGCTTTGGGATTGCCGAATTTAACCGTCTCTGCCGCGAAAGTGTCTGGGAGTATATTCAGGAGTGGAAGGCATTTACCAAGCGCATCGCCTTCTGGCTCAGCGAAGATGCCTACATCACCTACGAAAACGATTATATTGAGTCGACGTGGTGGATCTTCCGGCAACTGTGGGATCGCGGGCTACTCTTCCGCGATTACAAGGTGACGATGCACTGCCCGCGTTGTGGCACGAGTCTGAGCGACCACGAAGTGAGCCTCGGTGCCCGCGATGATGTTGATGATCCGAGTGTGTACATCAAGTTTCGGGTAAACGGCTTCACCGCACCGCCACCTGCCGTTGATGGTACCCTCGAAGGGGCATTTCTGGTGGCCTGGACGACCACACCCTGGACGTTGCCGGCTAATGTGGCCCTGGCCGTGAAGCATGATGCTGAATATGTCGAAGTCGAACACAACGGCGAGCGGCTGGTGATGGCTGCCGCATTGGTCGGCAATGTCTTGCCGGCTGAGAGCTTTACAGTGTTGCGTCACTTCCGCGGCAATGATCTGGTTGGTCTGCGCTATGAGCCACTCTTCCGGGGTGTGCCGGGTGCCGGTGACACCGTCGATTGGGATACTGCCTACCGGGTGATCGCCGACGAGATTGTCAGCCTCGATGATGGTACCGGCATCGTGCATATCGCGCCGGCTTACGGTGACCTGGAGGTTGGCCGCAAACACGGTCTACCCACCCTCTTCTCGGTTGGGTTGGACGGGCGCGTGCTGCCTGAATTCGCCGAACTCGGCTTTGCCGGTAAGTTTTTCAAAGAGGCCGATCCCGATATTACGCGGAATCTGAAACAACGGGGTTTACTCCTGCGCAGTGGCCGGGTCCGTCACTACTATCCCTTCTGCTGGCGCTGTAGTACACCGCTGCTCTACTACGCCAAGCGCTCGTGGTACATTCGCACGACTGCATTCAAGGCTGATCTGGTTGCCAATAATCAGCAGATCCACTGGGTTCCAGATCATATCCGCGATGGCCGCTTCGGTAACTGGCTTGAGAATAACATCGACTGGGCTATCAGCCGTGAGCGCTATTGGGGAACGCCCATCCCGATCTGGACTAACGCCGATGGCTCGCATATGGTCTGTATCGGTTCGCTGGCCGAACTGGAAGAGAAGGTCGGGCGTTCACTGCGCGATCTTGATCTCCACCGTCCTTACATCGATGAGGTGGTGTGGGAAGACCCAGAACACGGCCTGATGCGGCGTATTCCCGACGTTGCCGACTGCTGGTTTGACAGTGGTTCGATGCCAGTTGCGCAGTGGCACTATCCGTTTGAAAACCGCGACATCTTCGAGATGGCCCACCCCGCCGATTACATCTGCGAGGCGGTTGATCAGACGCGGGGCTGGTTCTATACCTTGCACGCGATCAGCACGCTGCTCTTTGACCGGCCAGCGTTCAAGAATGTGATCTGTCTCGGTCATATTCTTGACGAGAACGGTCTGAAGATGAGCAAGAGCAAGGGCAACGTGATCGAGCCGGAAGAGGTGATCAATGCTTACGGGGTTGATGCGTTGCGCTGGTACCTGTTCACCGCTGCGCCTCCCGGCAATGCTCGCCGCTTCAGCATGGCACTGGTCAGCGAGAGTATGCGGAAGTTCCTGCTAACCCTCTGGAATACGTATGCCTTCTTCGTGACCTACGCCAATCTCGATCAGTGGCAGCCGGGCAGCAACCGTACTGCCGAACTGCAACCGATTGATCGCTGGGCACTGGCAGCACTCAATCAGCTCGTCCAGCAAGTCACGACATGCTTCGAGGAGTACGATGTCTATACAGCGGCCAATGCCATCGAACATTTCGTTGATGAGCTGTCGAACTGGTATGTGCGCCGTAATCGCCGTCGCTTCTGGAAGAGTGAAGCTGATGCTGACAAAGAGGCAGCCTACCAGACACTCTACACCTGTCTGGTGACGGTGGCGAAGCTGGCGGCACCGTTTATTCCGTTCGTTAGCGAGGAGATCTACCGCAACCTGGTCGCCGAACGTGATCCCTCTGCTGCCGAGAGTGTGCATCTTGCCCAGTGGCCACGTGTCGATCAGTCACTGCTCGATGCGCAACTGGTCAGCGATACTGAAGCACTGCTCACCGCCGTTTCGCTGGGTCGGTCAGCGCGCAAGCAGGCCAACTTGAAAGTTCGCCAGCCGCTGAGTGAAATCTGGCTGCGGGCCAGCACGCCGGCAGTCCTCAACGGTGTACGGCGCTTCGAGAGCGAGTTGCGTGATGAACTCAATGTGAAGGCAGTGCGCTACCTTGACGCCAGTAGTGCTGTGGTGGAATACCGGTTGAAGCCAAATCTGCGCCTGGTCGGCAAGAAGTTCGGCAAGCTGGTACCGGCCCTCACCGCTACCCTGCGCGACCTGAACGGTGATGCAGCGCGGGCCGTGGCCCAGGCGGTAGAAGCCGGTCAGCCTGTCCACCTGACTGTTGATGGTCAGACGGTAGAACTGTTGGCTGAGGAAATCCTGGTCGAGAGCAGTGCACCGGCAGGGTACGTCGTTGCCGAGGCCGATGGGATGCTGGTCGCATTGAACACCACCGTCACCGACGAGTTGCGGCTCGAAGGCGCGGCCCGCGATCTGGTGCGTTATGTGCAGGATGCACGCAAGAGTGCAGGGCTGGCGATCAGTGATCGCATCCATCTCTTCCTCGACACTGCCGACCAGAGTGAGTTGCTTGCCAGTACGCTGGCCCAGTACGAGCAATACCTCAAGACTGAGACACTGGCTCTGGAACTCACTGTTGGCACACCGCCGACCAATGCCTACACCGAAACCCATGAATTCGGTGACGGTGAAGTGACGGTCGGCGTGGTGAAAGCAGGCTAG
- a CDS encoding sugar phosphate nucleotidyltransferase translates to MKAVILVGGQGSRLRPLTCRTPKPMLPLVNQPFIEWMLLRLRDYGIRDVILAVQYLADRFRTALGDGSRLGMNVHIVEEPEPRGTAGAVKHVEHMLDGTTFVFNGDVMTDLDLQAMLDFHRERGSKVTISLTPVDDPTQFGLVETERDGRVRRFLEKPRAEDITTNLVNAGTYLIEPEIFRYVPPNQFYMFERGLFPVVLQTGDPMYGFPSRAYWTDIGKPQTYLDVHHDILIGKVQYHFRGQQIGERVWLEGEAEIHSSAQIVGPVVIGHGTRIGRGTRIIGPTVIGSRCTIGPECQIEGVVMWDGNTIEEGSTLRNCVLGYNNRIGERSHIIDGTIISDECQIGQENRLERGIRIWPGTTLGDRAVSF, encoded by the coding sequence ATGAAAGCTGTTATTCTTGTTGGTGGGCAGGGATCACGTTTGCGCCCGCTGACCTGCCGGACACCCAAACCAATGTTGCCGCTGGTCAATCAGCCATTCATCGAGTGGATGTTGCTGCGTCTCCGCGACTATGGTATTCGAGATGTCATCCTGGCCGTGCAATATCTGGCCGACCGCTTCCGCACAGCGCTCGGCGATGGTTCACGACTGGGTATGAATGTCCACATCGTTGAAGAGCCGGAACCACGCGGTACTGCCGGCGCGGTGAAACACGTCGAGCACATGCTTGATGGGACAACGTTTGTCTTCAATGGCGATGTGATGACCGACCTCGATTTGCAGGCAATGCTCGATTTTCACCGCGAGCGTGGCAGCAAGGTGACCATCTCGCTCACGCCGGTTGATGATCCGACGCAGTTTGGGCTGGTCGAGACTGAACGCGATGGACGTGTGCGCCGTTTTCTTGAGAAGCCCCGCGCCGAAGACATCACGACCAATCTGGTCAACGCCGGTACCTATCTGATTGAACCGGAGATTTTCCGCTACGTGCCCCCGAATCAGTTCTATATGTTCGAGCGCGGCCTCTTCCCGGTGGTGCTTCAGACCGGTGATCCGATGTACGGCTTTCCGTCACGCGCTTACTGGACGGATATTGGCAAGCCGCAAACGTATCTTGATGTTCACCATGACATTTTGATCGGGAAAGTGCAGTACCACTTCCGTGGACAACAGATTGGCGAGCGTGTCTGGCTTGAAGGCGAAGCAGAGATTCACTCTAGCGCGCAGATTGTTGGTCCGGTGGTCATCGGCCACGGGACACGGATTGGGCGCGGGACACGGATTATTGGCCCAACCGTTATCGGCTCGCGCTGCACGATTGGTCCTGAATGCCAGATCGAAGGTGTGGTCATGTGGGATGGGAATACGATTGAAGAGGGCAGTACACTCCGTAACTGTGTGCTGGGGTACAACAATCGGATTGGCGAGCGATCCCACATTATTGACGGCACTATCATCAGTGATGAGTGTCAGATTGGTCAGGAAAACCGGCTTGAACGCGGCATCCGTATCTGGCCGGGTACCACCCTGGGTGACCGGGCAGTTTCGTTCTGA
- a CDS encoding S1C family serine protease, whose protein sequence is MHRLLIVFAIFIVAGCTSANAPRPQLNEVPTPVSQLPRPTATIGPSPTTLPPLATVSTFDEAVISTAGLNEIEQQLIALYQRAHLAVVSLDVVVDQSANLPPGHPPVSPDGLVGQGSGFLFDTQGHIVTNHHVVAGATNIQVRFANGATVLADLVGSDPDSDLAVIRLTNLPEGLEPLPLGDSGALQVGQTAVAIGSPFGEQNTLTVGVISGLGRTLRAPARSFGSFSIPNVIQTDAAINPGNSGGPLLNLRGEVIGVNTAIAVSLGGRDFEGVGYAVPASTVARVVPALISQGRYDHPWLGISMTTVDTLFAQRFGLSIDRGVLIGAVQPGSPAAVAGLRGGTTSATYRGLPVQIGGDVIIACNDEAVFSSDQLVGIIDRFQVGDQITLTIWRDNESVTVPVTLAARP, encoded by the coding sequence ATGCACCGGCTTTTGATTGTGTTTGCCATATTCATCGTGGCTGGTTGTACCTCTGCAAATGCGCCGCGTCCACAACTAAACGAGGTGCCGACGCCAGTTAGCCAGTTGCCGCGGCCCACAGCAACGATTGGCCCGTCGCCAACGACATTGCCGCCGCTGGCGACGGTAAGTACGTTCGATGAAGCCGTGATAAGTACGGCTGGCTTGAATGAGATTGAGCAGCAATTGATCGCACTCTACCAGCGTGCTCATCTGGCGGTGGTCAGCCTCGATGTGGTTGTGGATCAGAGTGCGAATTTGCCCCCCGGTCATCCACCAGTATCTCCTGACGGCCTGGTTGGGCAGGGGTCTGGTTTTCTCTTCGATACGCAGGGCCATATAGTTACCAACCACCACGTGGTAGCCGGTGCAACGAACATTCAGGTGCGGTTTGCCAATGGGGCGACGGTGCTGGCAGATCTGGTCGGTAGCGATCCCGATAGTGATCTGGCTGTGATCAGGTTAACTAATCTGCCGGAGGGCCTGGAACCACTGCCACTTGGTGACAGTGGCGCGTTGCAGGTTGGTCAGACTGCGGTTGCGATTGGGAGTCCATTCGGCGAACAGAATACACTCACCGTTGGCGTGATCAGTGGTCTGGGACGCACATTGCGTGCACCGGCCCGTAGTTTTGGCAGTTTCAGTATTCCCAATGTGATTCAGACCGATGCCGCAATCAATCCGGGCAATTCGGGTGGGCCGTTGTTGAACCTGCGCGGTGAGGTGATCGGGGTCAACACAGCGATTGCGGTTAGCCTGGGTGGACGTGATTTCGAGGGGGTGGGTTATGCGGTGCCGGCGAGTACCGTGGCGCGGGTGGTGCCGGCGTTGATTAGCCAGGGCCGTTACGATCATCCCTGGCTGGGGATCAGCATGACCACGGTTGATACCCTGTTTGCGCAGCGTTTTGGGTTGTCGATTGATCGAGGCGTGTTGATCGGCGCGGTGCAACCAGGGAGTCCCGCAGCAGTAGCAGGGTTGCGTGGTGGGACGACATCTGCCACGTACCGCGGATTACCGGTGCAGATCGGTGGTGATGTGATCATTGCCTGCAATGACGAAGCGGTCTTCTCGAGTGACCAGCTCGTTGGGATTATTGACCGGTTTCAGGTTGGTGATCAGATTACGCTAACGATCTGGCGTGATAACGAGTCCGTAACCGTCCCGGTGACGCTGGCGGCGCGTCCATAG
- a CDS encoding universal stress protein: protein MYRHILVPLDGSELAEQVLPHVHALAANEGTTKITLLRAVPPIFTTSVDYSGMLATTTEAITQMEQEALDYLKHIAKQFQSEGYEVHTEISALPPAEAIIEYAENHNVDLIVIATHGRSGLSRWVFGSVTQKVVQVAPTPVLVIRPRHDHDKS from the coding sequence ATGTATCGCCACATTCTCGTTCCCCTCGATGGTTCGGAACTTGCCGAGCAGGTATTACCGCACGTCCACGCCCTGGCCGCCAATGAAGGTACGACGAAGATTACATTACTCCGTGCGGTACCACCCATTTTTACCACCAGTGTCGATTACAGCGGCATGCTGGCGACGACAACTGAAGCCATCACGCAGATGGAACAGGAGGCGCTCGATTATCTGAAACACATTGCCAAACAATTCCAGAGCGAAGGTTATGAGGTACATACCGAGATCAGCGCACTGCCACCAGCCGAGGCGATTATCGAGTACGCCGAGAACCACAATGTCGATCTTATCGTCATCGCCACCCACGGTCGCAGTGGACTGAGTCGCTGGGTGTTTGGTAGTGTGACCCAAAAGGTTGTGCAGGTTGCCCCCACGCCGGTGCTGGTGATCCGTCCGCGCCACGACCATGACAAGTCGTAA
- a CDS encoding YggT family protein, whose translation MSGFLVSFVSILFTVLFYAILGRVLASWIDPQGNFPATRFLHEITEPILGPIRSVMPNFGMFDFSPIIAMLLLQLLERLIISAIR comes from the coding sequence ATGTCAGGCTTTCTGGTTAGTTTTGTCAGTATTCTCTTCACTGTCCTGTTTTATGCCATTTTGGGACGTGTGCTGGCGTCATGGATCGACCCACAGGGTAATTTTCCGGCTACCCGGTTTCTGCACGAAATTACGGAACCGATTCTCGGGCCTATTCGCAGTGTGATGCCTAACTTTGGGATGTTTGATTTTTCGCCGATTATTGCCATGCTGCTCCTCCAGCTTCTTGAGCGGCTCATCATCAGTGCAATTCGGTGA
- the mscL gene encoding large conductance mechanosensitive channel protein MscL, with protein sequence MIKEFREFISRGNVIDLAVGVIVGAAFTAIINSLVNDIINPLIGLLVGGRADFSNYFIPLAGQTATTLAEAQAAGPVLAYGSFLTAVINFLLIAFVVFMIVRTVNRMRSKPEAVPPAPPEPTPSERLLAEIRDLLARQG encoded by the coding sequence ATGATCAAGGAGTTTCGCGAGTTTATCAGCCGTGGCAACGTGATCGATCTGGCGGTTGGCGTGATTGTCGGGGCAGCGTTTACAGCGATCATCAATTCATTGGTCAACGACATTATCAATCCGCTGATTGGCCTGCTGGTTGGTGGCCGGGCCGATTTTAGCAACTACTTTATTCCGCTGGCCGGTCAAACTGCGACAACGTTAGCCGAAGCTCAGGCCGCCGGGCCGGTGCTGGCCTATGGTTCGTTCTTGACGGCTGTGATCAATTTTCTGTTGATCGCATTCGTGGTCTTCATGATTGTACGTACCGTCAATCGTATGCGGAGTAAGCCGGAGGCTGTACCACCTGCACCACCGGAACCAACGCCGAGCGAACGCCTGTTGGCCGAAATTCGTGATTTGTTGGCCCGGCAGGGGTGA
- the hisD gene encoding histidinol dehydrogenase, giving the protein MTVPIIRDIDTARAGILRRMPLDDDAATTTAVAGIIAGVRQRGDAALREYTQRFDGVDRATLEIPRERWAAAAADLDPALRHALLLAIGEIRRFHERQLRNSWVEFSVEGALGQLVRPLDRVGLYVPGGAAPLPSSLIHAAVPARVAGVREIVVCSPPQRSTGEPAEVVMAAAHLAGVDRLFAVGGAQAIAALAYGTESVPRVETIAGPGNRYVIQAMRLVYGTVGIVSLPGPTETLIIADHTASPRAVAADLLAQAEHVEASAILLTPDPVLAEQVQVEVERQLATLPSPNAQAARDAVTRRGGIVIVPDLATAFMLANDYGPEHLCLLVADPWSYVGMVRNAGGIFLGEESFEVLGDYVAGPSHIMPTEGTARYASPVNVDSFRKIISLVGLNRSGLNRIGPAAMRLAEAEGLVAHAAAVKVRFESADTDGRE; this is encoded by the coding sequence ATGACGGTTCCTATCATCCGCGACATTGATACTGCCCGTGCCGGTATTCTGCGGCGTATGCCACTCGATGACGATGCTGCGACGACTACTGCCGTTGCCGGGATTATTGCTGGCGTGCGCCAACGGGGCGATGCCGCATTACGCGAGTATACGCAACGCTTCGATGGGGTAGATCGGGCAACGCTTGAAATTCCGCGTGAGCGGTGGGCTGCGGCGGCAGCCGATCTTGATCCGGCGTTACGTCATGCCCTCTTGCTGGCAATCGGCGAGATTCGGCGTTTTCATGAACGGCAACTGCGCAACTCCTGGGTTGAATTTAGCGTCGAAGGAGCACTGGGGCAGTTGGTGCGGCCCCTGGATCGAGTTGGGCTTTACGTTCCCGGTGGAGCAGCCCCGCTCCCGTCATCGTTGATCCACGCTGCGGTACCCGCACGGGTCGCCGGTGTGCGCGAGATTGTGGTCTGCTCGCCACCACAACGCTCGACCGGTGAACCGGCTGAGGTGGTGATGGCAGCGGCGCATCTGGCCGGAGTTGATCGCTTGTTTGCGGTTGGTGGCGCCCAGGCCATTGCCGCGCTGGCCTATGGCACCGAGAGCGTTCCACGGGTGGAGACGATAGCCGGGCCAGGGAATCGGTATGTCATTCAGGCGATGCGCCTGGTGTACGGTACGGTAGGAATCGTCAGTCTGCCAGGGCCAACCGAGACCCTGATCATCGCCGATCACACAGCCAGCCCGCGGGCGGTTGCGGCTGATCTGCTGGCACAGGCCGAACATGTCGAGGCAAGTGCCATTTTATTGACCCCTGATCCGGTGCTGGCCGAACAGGTGCAGGTTGAAGTCGAACGACAGCTTGCCACATTACCGTCACCAAATGCACAGGCTGCCCGTGACGCAGTGACCCGGCGTGGTGGCATCGTGATTGTGCCCGACCTGGCAACAGCCTTCATGCTGGCCAATGACTACGGGCCAGAGCATCTCTGCCTGTTGGTCGCCGACCCGTGGTCGTATGTCGGAATGGTGCGCAACGCAGGCGGTATTTTCCTGGGCGAAGAGTCGTTTGAAGTACTGGGTGATTATGTTGCCGGGCCATCACACATCATGCCAACCGAGGGCACGGCGCGCTATGCTTCACCGGTCAACGTTGATAGTTTTCGCAAGATCATCTCGCTGGTTGGCCTGAATCGAAGTGGTCTCAATCGGATTGGGCCAGCAGCGATGCGGTTAGCAGAAGCAGAGGGTCTCGTTGCGCACGCTGCTGCCGTCAAAGTTCGCTTCGAGTCGGCAGATACCGATGGGAGGGAGTAG